Proteins from a single region of Haloplanus sp. GDY1:
- a CDS encoding arginine--tRNA ligase → MLGAIKRELFEGLRGAVTDAGYDRDVEPSAVELEAFDDEEKGEFSSAISFAIAADAGANPMAVAEKLAEGHRERGLPDGVASVTVVNGHINYHLDVERMARRTLATIDAEGSAYGSREREDPDRIVADVSSPNIAKPLHVGHLRNTILSDALMNVLEERGHDVTRDNHLGDWGTQFGNLLHEYVEFGDEAAFEADPIAHLLDLYQQFERRDGLLEDVEEFGALTEGFAASVAEERAYHVDDGKEWFARLERGDEAAVERWERFREASIERFEAIYAELGVDFDCWLGESFYAREGWNDLVVEKALEDDVAMRGPDGSVFIPIYDDDYEDAGDPAAAHVDPSLDRAREMLEEAGSVEDAGFDAFYIVKSDGSTVYGTRDLATIEYRVSEFDADQSVYVVASEQNRYFQQLFVAARKMGYDEVRLEHIDYGMISLPEGSMSTRGGQIVTVREVLDAARERARDIVEEKGRNVDPEEVDAIARKIALATVKYGMVASNRGKDITFDIDEAVSLEGDTGPYVQYATTRAYSILESAERVPAVEAVDPSAFNDTDHNLLYHLGRYPLVLERCEERYDAAPLARYLLDLAHVFNSFYHKNRVLDAETAAEERLVLTDATAQVFENGLELLGIETLAEM, encoded by the coding sequence ATGCTTGGAGCCATCAAGCGCGAGCTATTCGAGGGCTTACGCGGCGCGGTAACCGACGCGGGCTACGACCGCGACGTGGAGCCCTCGGCCGTCGAACTGGAGGCGTTCGACGACGAGGAGAAAGGCGAGTTCTCGTCCGCCATCTCCTTCGCCATCGCGGCGGACGCCGGCGCGAACCCGATGGCCGTCGCCGAGAAACTGGCCGAGGGCCACCGGGAACGGGGCCTGCCGGACGGCGTCGCCTCGGTCACGGTCGTGAACGGGCACATCAACTACCACCTCGACGTCGAGCGGATGGCTCGGCGGACGCTCGCGACCATCGACGCGGAGGGGTCGGCGTACGGGTCACGGGAGCGCGAGGACCCCGACCGGATCGTCGCCGACGTCTCCTCGCCGAACATCGCCAAGCCGCTCCACGTGGGTCACCTGCGCAACACCATCCTCAGCGACGCGCTCATGAACGTCCTGGAGGAGCGGGGCCACGACGTGACCCGCGACAACCACCTCGGCGACTGGGGGACGCAGTTCGGTAACCTGCTCCACGAGTACGTCGAGTTCGGCGACGAGGCGGCGTTCGAGGCCGACCCCATCGCCCACCTGCTAGACCTCTACCAGCAGTTCGAGCGGCGCGACGGCCTGCTCGAGGACGTCGAGGAGTTCGGCGCGCTGACCGAGGGGTTCGCGGCGTCGGTCGCCGAGGAGCGGGCGTACCACGTCGACGACGGCAAGGAGTGGTTCGCGCGCCTCGAGCGCGGCGACGAGGCGGCCGTCGAGCGCTGGGAGCGGTTCCGCGAGGCGAGCATCGAGCGCTTCGAGGCCATCTACGCGGAACTCGGCGTCGACTTCGACTGCTGGCTGGGCGAGAGCTTCTACGCCCGCGAGGGCTGGAACGACCTGGTCGTCGAGAAGGCCCTCGAAGACGACGTGGCGATGCGCGGTCCGGACGGCTCGGTCTTCATCCCCATCTACGACGACGACTACGAGGACGCGGGCGATCCGGCGGCCGCACACGTCGACCCGTCGCTGGACCGCGCCCGGGAGATGCTCGAGGAAGCCGGGAGCGTCGAGGACGCCGGCTTCGACGCCTTCTACATCGTCAAGTCGGACGGCTCGACGGTGTACGGGACACGCGACCTGGCGACCATCGAGTACCGCGTCAGCGAGTTCGACGCCGACCAGTCGGTGTACGTCGTCGCCAGCGAGCAGAACCGCTACTTCCAGCAGTTGTTCGTCGCGGCGCGCAAGATGGGGTACGACGAGGTGCGCCTCGAACACATCGACTACGGCATGATCAGCCTGCCCGAGGGGAGCATGTCGACCCGGGGCGGACAGATCGTCACGGTCCGCGAGGTGCTCGACGCGGCCCGGGAGCGCGCCCGCGACATCGTCGAGGAGAAGGGCCGCAACGTCGACCCCGAGGAGGTGGACGCCATCGCCCGGAAGATCGCGCTCGCGACGGTCAAGTACGGGATGGTCGCCTCGAACCGCGGGAAGGACATCACCTTCGACATCGACGAGGCGGTGTCGCTGGAGGGCGACACCGGCCCCTACGTCCAGTACGCCACCACCCGTGCGTACAGCATCCTCGAGTCGGCCGAGCGGGTCCCGGCCGTCGAGGCGGTCGATCCGTCGGCGTTCAACGACACGGACCACAACCTGCTCTACCACCTCGGTCGCTACCCGCTCGTCCTCGAACGCTGCGAGGAGCGCTACGACGCCGCGCCGCTGGCTCGCTACCTGCTCGACCTGGCGCACGTGTTCAACTCCTTCTACCACAAGAACCGGGTTCTCGACGCGGAGACGGCGGCCGAGGAGCGCCTCGTCCTGACCGACGCCACCGCGCAGGTGTTCGAGAACGGGCTGGAACTGCTCGGCATCGAGACGCTCGCCGAGATGTAG
- a CDS encoding DUF7553 family protein, protein MRTLREVNRRLLDAIEEPPDTGEEQRLDRLAATLWARAQSGQGLDPGSLCRVRYKLLDIAEATHAERARHLERARDLLARYAAEGSAERPE, encoded by the coding sequence ATGCGCACGCTTCGGGAGGTGAACAGGCGGCTGCTCGACGCCATCGAGGAGCCACCGGACACCGGTGAGGAACAGCGACTCGACAGGCTCGCCGCGACCCTCTGGGCCCGCGCCCAGAGCGGACAGGGGCTGGATCCGGGATCCCTCTGTCGGGTGCGATACAAGCTGCTGGACATCGCCGAGGCGACACACGCGGAGCGGGCGAGACACCTCGAACGGGCCCGCGATCTGCTCGCCCGGTACGCCGCCGAGGGGTCGGCGGAGCGCCCCGAGTGA
- a CDS encoding erythromycin esterase family protein, translating into MPSKRHLSRRRFVALAVGTGALAGCAGDGDGGTATPETTTRTETATDTGTPTPERTTAADERAVVDAVERVAVPFELTPPAAGLDTVAARLAESRIVGIGENSHGVAEFKTIPELLVPRLVSEHGYRLVAVEGTLGEFAPVNEYVTGGDVTLDEAMASLEFYFWKADGIRRLFEWLREWNAGRPAGDRAVVHGYDAQFFDVNATAIRDYLARVDPAYLDDVEADLTPLTEPLYERHEVEFVTDERLALLDALRERLRTHRREYVAASSESAWRLARRHVRTLERALRFQAELQAENYTRGKSIRDAAMANNVAWLREWTGSDRAVVLGNSNHTMRNDGGDGATRMGQHLSDEFGDDYYSLGMLFGTGTFAAPTGSHREAFETYDLDGPVEGTLAATLAEVEHSHLFLDFDAASDRPQVDALLDDISTVQFSVPRAAKRGAVPLPVSPDAVFDGVTFVHTASPASFSSPE; encoded by the coding sequence ATGCCCTCCAAACGCCACCTCTCCCGCCGTCGATTCGTCGCCCTGGCCGTCGGCACCGGCGCCCTCGCTGGGTGTGCGGGCGACGGGGACGGCGGTACGGCGACGCCCGAGACGACGACCCGCACCGAGACGGCGACGGACACCGGGACGCCGACGCCCGAGCGGACGACCGCCGCCGACGAGCGCGCGGTCGTCGACGCCGTCGAGCGGGTGGCCGTCCCCTTCGAACTGACGCCGCCGGCCGCCGGCCTCGATACCGTCGCCGCTCGGCTCGCCGAGTCCCGAATCGTCGGCATCGGCGAGAACTCCCACGGCGTCGCGGAGTTCAAGACCATCCCCGAGCTGTTGGTGCCCCGACTGGTGAGCGAGCACGGCTATCGCCTCGTCGCCGTCGAGGGGACGCTCGGCGAGTTCGCGCCCGTGAACGAGTACGTCACCGGCGGCGACGTGACCCTCGACGAGGCGATGGCGTCGCTCGAATTCTACTTCTGGAAGGCCGACGGCATCCGTCGGCTCTTCGAGTGGCTCCGGGAGTGGAACGCCGGCCGCCCGGCGGGGGATCGGGCGGTCGTCCACGGGTACGACGCCCAGTTCTTCGACGTGAACGCGACGGCGATCCGGGACTACCTGGCGCGGGTCGATCCGGCGTATCTGGACGACGTCGAGGCCGACCTGACGCCGCTGACGGAACCCCTCTACGAGCGTCACGAAGTCGAGTTCGTGACCGACGAGCGGCTGGCGCTGCTCGACGCCCTCCGGGAGCGGTTGCGGACCCACCGACGCGAGTACGTGGCGGCGAGTTCGGAGTCTGCCTGGCGACTGGCTCGCCGGCACGTCCGGACGCTCGAACGCGCACTTCGGTTCCAGGCGGAGCTGCAGGCCGAGAACTACACGCGTGGCAAGAGCATCCGCGACGCGGCCATGGCGAACAACGTCGCGTGGCTCCGCGAGTGGACCGGCTCGGATCGCGCCGTCGTCCTCGGCAACTCCAATCACACGATGCGCAACGACGGCGGGGACGGCGCCACCCGGATGGGCCAACACCTCTCCGACGAGTTCGGCGACGACTACTACTCCCTCGGGATGCTGTTCGGCACCGGTACCTTCGCGGCACCGACCGGATCGCACCGGGAGGCGTTCGAGACGTACGACCTCGACGGTCCGGTCGAGGGAACGCTCGCGGCGACTCTCGCCGAGGTGGAACACTCGCACCTCTTCCTGGATTTCGACGCCGCCAGCGACCGGCCGCAGGTCGACGCCCTGCTCGACGACATCTCGACGGTGCAGTTCTCGGTCCCTCGGGCGGCGAAACGCGGCGCCGTCCCGTTGCCGGTCTCGCCGGACGCCGTGTTCGACGGCGTCACCTTCGTCCACACCGCCTCGCCGGCGTCGTTCTCCTCGCCGGAGTGA
- a CDS encoding RraA family protein, with the protein MSTDPGPVESEVLDRLERRSPAAIADTNHGGVRTLAPGIDPVHADCAFAGTVRTVVLDPDALWAPVGTLDAAREDEVVVVDADESVDEAIWGELLSSYASEQGVRGMVTDGAVRDVSGIRELGFPAFAREVTPRGPSGDAAVERDVRVTVGGASMAPGDVLVGDESGVVVIDRDAVEDVAAEADAVDRKERQVERLIDDGNSLERAFEDAGMG; encoded by the coding sequence ATGTCGACGGACCCCGGACCTGTCGAGAGCGAGGTACTGGACCGGTTGGAGCGGCGTTCCCCGGCCGCGATAGCGGACACGAACCACGGGGGCGTGAGAACGCTGGCTCCCGGGATCGACCCCGTCCACGCCGACTGCGCGTTCGCCGGGACGGTACGGACCGTCGTCCTCGACCCGGACGCGCTCTGGGCGCCCGTCGGGACCCTCGACGCCGCCCGCGAGGACGAGGTCGTGGTGGTCGACGCCGACGAGAGCGTCGACGAGGCCATCTGGGGCGAGTTGCTCTCGTCGTACGCGAGCGAGCAGGGCGTGAGGGGCATGGTCACCGACGGCGCGGTTCGGGACGTCTCCGGGATACGGGAGCTTGGATTCCCCGCCTTCGCACGGGAGGTCACGCCACGCGGCCCGAGCGGGGACGCGGCGGTCGAGCGAGACGTCCGGGTCACCGTCGGCGGCGCGTCGATGGCGCCCGGCGACGTCCTCGTCGGCGACGAGTCCGGGGTGGTCGTGATCGACCGCGACGCCGTCGAGGACGTCGCCGCGGAGGCGGACGCGGTGGATCGCAAGGAACGCCAGGTGGAGCGCCTGATCGACGACGGAAACTCGCTCGAACGGGCGTTCGAGGACGCCGGGATGGGCTAG
- a CDS encoding high-potential iron-sulfur protein: MDDRLADTERRRLLTLVGSGLAAGLAGCSGGGGGGGGEEETATATATATATATATAGGGGGDTVPSAYRTATSIGGTQRNPDSLSSQSAVNYQPEPRDGQQCSDCRFYIEDKNGDGMGACAIVAGTVAPEGYCVSYAEYQG, encoded by the coding sequence ATGGATGACCGACTGGCGGACACCGAACGGCGTCGACTCCTCACTCTGGTTGGTAGCGGCCTCGCGGCCGGCCTCGCCGGCTGTTCGGGAGGCGGCGGAGGCGGTGGCGGGGAGGAGGAGACGGCGACGGCCACCGCCACGGCGACGGCGACTGCGACGGCCACCGCCGGCGGCGGTGGCGGCGACACCGTTCCCTCCGCGTACCGGACGGCGACGAGCATCGGCGGCACCCAGCGCAATCCCGACTCGCTCTCCTCGCAGTCCGCGGTGAACTACCAGCCCGAGCCACGGGACGGCCAGCAGTGTTCGGACTGCCGGTTCTACATCGAGGACAAGAACGGCGACGGGATGGGCGCGTGTGCCATCGTCGCCGGGACGGTCGCGCCCGAGGGCTACTGCGTCAGTTACGCGGAGTATCAGGGCTGA
- a CDS encoding NosD domain-containing protein, producing the protein MTSGDTRTWQVAAATCTLLLLGASLGAFAVDLGSARPDPVAYGETVKLGVASEAERVAEHRGASVPRVEVFYSQYQYVIGYAGVAEAVAALDDPGRERQFGYPLAVYVSDYAGRSPRCADDGTLRTATNPDWVSVTDARFVVGSDAQVAGNPVVVPFSTAADAVAFADGCGGRVVDWDGLRRDPPPATAAAGVRATVDDRRDSADRRAAAARELLDREVSVVVGRDAPTIRAGIEAAPPNTTVVVPPGRYAERVVVNRSLTLRGRGATLDGGGNGTVVDVRADDVAVTGFTIRGVGNATRANGSAEGSDDWDARIQRGYGAGDAGVAATNVSRLYVRNVTIHTPANGVRLRRVPGAVVEGLTVYGSAEWLDGFMGVVAMHDPVVVQDSRVQGGRDGVYLHRAAGTVVRNNTFLDQRFGVHLMYTSDTLIADNVARGQASSGVIVMTRPSGNAIVGNDVRDASGGIFVGGADSYVADNVVADTDRGLVTYATRTTFTGNVAYDNAVGFAASTVVPSNRVYGNDFVANDRHATAGPGPLRIFTHEGRGNYWEGAYDTTLGESRTLDRAYSPTDPLDRRLHRTDAAMTLSASPTIRGVRALRGTTPGFRKASIVDTAPLARPANPELLARARNGSDPQGVEA; encoded by the coding sequence ATGACGTCGGGGGATACGCGGACGTGGCAGGTGGCGGCGGCGACGTGTACGCTCCTCTTGCTGGGCGCGTCGCTCGGGGCCTTCGCGGTCGACCTCGGATCGGCTCGTCCCGACCCGGTGGCCTACGGGGAGACGGTGAAACTCGGCGTCGCGTCCGAGGCCGAACGGGTGGCCGAACACCGCGGCGCCTCCGTCCCCCGCGTCGAGGTGTTCTACTCGCAGTATCAGTACGTGATCGGCTACGCGGGTGTCGCCGAGGCCGTCGCGGCGCTCGACGACCCCGGACGGGAGCGGCAGTTCGGCTACCCCCTCGCGGTCTACGTCTCGGACTACGCGGGACGGTCGCCGCGCTGTGCCGACGACGGCACCCTGCGGACGGCGACGAACCCGGACTGGGTGTCGGTGACCGACGCCCGGTTCGTCGTCGGGAGCGACGCGCAGGTCGCCGGGAATCCGGTGGTCGTCCCGTTCTCGACGGCCGCGGACGCGGTCGCCTTCGCCGACGGCTGCGGCGGGCGGGTCGTCGACTGGGACGGACTCCGTCGCGATCCGCCGCCGGCGACCGCCGCGGCCGGCGTGCGGGCGACGGTCGACGACCGCCGGGATTCGGCCGATCGCCGGGCGGCGGCCGCGCGGGAGTTGCTCGACCGCGAGGTGTCGGTCGTGGTGGGGCGGGACGCGCCGACGATCCGAGCGGGGATCGAGGCGGCACCGCCGAACACGACCGTCGTCGTCCCACCGGGTCGCTACGCCGAACGCGTCGTGGTGAACCGGTCGCTCACTCTCCGTGGTCGGGGCGCGACGCTCGACGGCGGCGGGAACGGGACGGTCGTCGACGTGAGGGCAGACGACGTGGCGGTGACCGGATTCACGATCCGCGGCGTCGGCAACGCGACCCGAGCGAACGGGAGCGCCGAGGGGAGCGACGACTGGGACGCCCGGATTCAGCGCGGCTACGGCGCCGGCGACGCGGGCGTCGCCGCGACGAACGTCTCCCGGCTGTACGTCCGGAACGTGACGATCCACACGCCGGCGAACGGCGTCCGCCTCCGCCGCGTCCCGGGTGCGGTCGTCGAGGGGCTGACCGTCTACGGCTCCGCCGAGTGGCTCGACGGGTTCATGGGCGTCGTCGCGATGCACGACCCGGTCGTCGTCCAGGACTCGCGCGTCCAGGGGGGCCGCGACGGCGTCTACCTCCACCGCGCGGCGGGCACCGTCGTCCGGAACAACACCTTCCTCGATCAGCGATTCGGCGTCCACCTGATGTACACGTCGGATACGCTGATCGCCGACAACGTGGCACGCGGCCAGGCGTCGAGTGGCGTGATCGTCATGACGCGCCCGTCGGGCAACGCCATCGTCGGCAACGACGTGCGCGACGCCAGCGGCGGCATCTTCGTCGGCGGCGCGGATAGCTACGTCGCGGACAACGTGGTCGCCGACACCGACCGGGGGCTCGTGACCTACGCGACGAGGACGACGTTCACGGGCAACGTGGCCTACGACAACGCGGTGGGATTCGCCGCCTCGACGGTGGTTCCCTCGAACCGGGTGTACGGCAACGACTTCGTGGCGAACGACCGACACGCGACGGCGGGGCCGGGGCCGCTCCGGATCTTCACCCACGAGGGCCGCGGGAACTACTGGGAGGGCGCCTACGACACGACCCTCGGCGAGAGCCGGACGCTCGACCGGGCGTACTCGCCGACCGACCCGCTGGACCGTCGACTCCACCGGACCGACGCGGCGATGACGCTGAGTGCGTCGCCCACGATCAGGGGAGTTCGCGCGCTCCGCGGCACCACGCCCGGCTTCCGGAAGGCGAGCATCGTCGACACGGCGCCGCTGGCCCGTCCGGCGAACCCGGAACTGCTCGCTCGCGCCCGCAACGGGAGCGACCCGCAGGGGGTGGAGGCGTGA